In Primulina huaijiensis isolate GDHJ02 chromosome 4, ASM1229523v2, whole genome shotgun sequence, a genomic segment contains:
- the LOC140975636 gene encoding uncharacterized protein isoform X1: MAAASPSAVPATRRIQSSLRISSTRNIQIQQICVPFSDFTPFPPLLGIKTPPKISTPKIGTRAAPDSAIPSVVQEDQENPTKELLAEVSVKVLKNAAKTKKVPAKEVLSAFLEIEKAKFDPSAFLETLGGNESPGRTWMLVFTAEKGLESGKYFPITAIQRFDAAGKRIENGVYLGALGCLTFEGRISWKNRILAFIFERIRIKIGPLNPFEISFKGKDEREPNTKDPFFIWFYVDEEIAVARGRSGGTAFWVRCKRVLT, from the exons ATGGCTGCTGCTTCTCCGTCTGCGGTTCCCGCTACACGTCGAATTCAATCTTCTCTTAGAATTTCTTCAACCCGGAATATTCAAATTCAACAAATTTGCGTACCCTTTTCCGATTTCACTCCATTTCCTCCTCTCCTCGGAATCAAAACTCCTCCCAAAATTTCTACACCCAAGATCGGTACTAGAGCTGCTCCTGATTCCGCCATACCATCGGTTGTtcaagaagatcaagaaaatccCACCAAG GAGTTACTTGCTGAAGTGTCTGTGAAAGTGCTTAAAAATGCGGCGAAAACAAAAAAAGTCCCAGCCAAAGAAGTTCTGTCTGCCTTTTTGGAGATCGAAAAAGCGAAATTCGACCCCTCGGCTTTTCTTGAAACACTCGGAGGAAACGAATCACCTGGGAGAACTTGGATGCTTGTGTTTACTGCAGAA aaaggattggaaagcggtaaataTTTCCCCATTACAGCCATTCAGAGGTTTGATGCAGCT GGAAAGAGGATTGAAAATGGAGTGTATCTTGGGGCTCTGGGGTGCTTGACGTTTGAAGGTAGAATATCATGGAAAAACCGAATACTGGCATTCATATTCGAGCGGATTCGAATCAAGATTGGACCTTTAAACCCGTTTGAGATCAGTTTCAAAGGGAAAGATGAGAGGGAGCCGAACACTAAGGACCCTTTTTTCATTTGGTTCTATGTGGATGAGGAAATAGCTGTTGCTCGTGGAAGAAGTGGTGGTACTGCATTTTGGGTTCGTTGTAAACGAGTCCTCACCTAG
- the LOC140975636 gene encoding uncharacterized protein isoform X2: protein MAAASPSAVPATRRIQSSLRISSTRNIQIQQICVPFSDFTPFPPLLGIKTPPKISTPKIGTRAAPDSAIPSVVQEDQENPTKELLAEVSVKVLKNAAKTKKVPAKEVLSAFLEIEKAKFDPSAFLETLGGNESPGRTWMLVFTAEARLESGKYFPITAIQRFDAAGKRIENGVYLGALGCLTFEGRISWKNRILAFIFERIRIKIGPLNPFEISFKGKDEREPNTKDPFFIWFYVDEEIAVARGRSGGTAFWVRCKRVLT, encoded by the exons ATGGCTGCTGCTTCTCCGTCTGCGGTTCCCGCTACACGTCGAATTCAATCTTCTCTTAGAATTTCTTCAACCCGGAATATTCAAATTCAACAAATTTGCGTACCCTTTTCCGATTTCACTCCATTTCCTCCTCTCCTCGGAATCAAAACTCCTCCCAAAATTTCTACACCCAAGATCGGTACTAGAGCTGCTCCTGATTCCGCCATACCATCGGTTGTtcaagaagatcaagaaaatccCACCAAG GAGTTACTTGCTGAAGTGTCTGTGAAAGTGCTTAAAAATGCGGCGAAAACAAAAAAAGTCCCAGCCAAAGAAGTTCTGTCTGCCTTTTTGGAGATCGAAAAAGCGAAATTCGACCCCTCGGCTTTTCTTGAAACACTCGGAGGAAACGAATCACCTGGGAGAACTTGGATGCTTGTGTTTACTGCAGAAGCAA gattggaaagcggtaaataTTTCCCCATTACAGCCATTCAGAGGTTTGATGCAGCT GGAAAGAGGATTGAAAATGGAGTGTATCTTGGGGCTCTGGGGTGCTTGACGTTTGAAGGTAGAATATCATGGAAAAACCGAATACTGGCATTCATATTCGAGCGGATTCGAATCAAGATTGGACCTTTAAACCCGTTTGAGATCAGTTTCAAAGGGAAAGATGAGAGGGAGCCGAACACTAAGGACCCTTTTTTCATTTGGTTCTATGTGGATGAGGAAATAGCTGTTGCTCGTGGAAGAAGTGGTGGTACTGCATTTTGGGTTCGTTGTAAACGAGTCCTCACCTAG